The following proteins come from a genomic window of Sphaerisporangium rubeum:
- a CDS encoding STAS domain-containing protein: protein MRSRTIPERQVVDVGSRLDGGTVAGLRPRLHDAVDRGEGDLVLDLSGLEMIDAAGLGVLVGTHRRALRAERRLVLRGVPPRVLRVLAITRLHRVITVEMPEAAVA, encoded by the coding sequence ATGCGCAGCCGGACAATTCCGGAACGGCAGGTCGTCGACGTCGGCTCCCGCCTGGACGGAGGCACGGTCGCCGGGTTGCGACCGCGCCTTCACGACGCCGTGGACCGCGGTGAGGGCGACCTGGTCCTCGACCTGTCCGGCCTGGAGATGATCGACGCGGCCGGTCTCGGCGTCCTGGTCGGCACCCACCGCCGCGCCCTGCGCGCCGAACGCCGGCTGGTGCTGCGTGGCGTGCCGCCTCGTGTCCTGCGGGTGCTGGCGATCACTCGTCTGCACCGGGTGATCACGGTGGAGATGCCGGAGGCGGCGGTGGCCTAG
- a CDS encoding TetR/AcrR family transcriptional regulator, with the protein MNAAYTLFAGVGFTTTTIERLCASARISNRAFYECFSGREDLMRAVYERCVDETMLAVSRAVGDAPPDPDSRIEAGIQEYITFVTRDVRRARIMHLEVRRAGEILSVHRQRAVAGFTDLIEDALTNLPASLPSHRHLLALGMVGAIQELLIEWVLAERQPPLEHLVETAVHIFRRSFGS; encoded by the coding sequence ATGAACGCGGCATACACGTTGTTCGCCGGTGTCGGATTCACGACGACCACGATCGAGCGATTGTGCGCCTCGGCCCGCATCTCCAACAGGGCCTTCTATGAATGTTTCTCCGGTCGTGAAGATCTCATGCGGGCCGTTTACGAGCGCTGCGTGGACGAGACGATGCTCGCCGTCTCCCGGGCCGTCGGCGACGCGCCGCCGGACCCGGACAGCCGTATCGAAGCGGGCATCCAGGAGTACATAACTTTCGTCACCCGGGACGTACGGCGCGCCAGGATCATGCACCTTGAGGTGCGCCGTGCCGGAGAGATCCTCTCCGTGCACCGGCAACGCGCCGTCGCCGGGTTCACCGACCTCATCGAGGACGCGCTCACGAACCTGCCCGCGAGCCTGCCGAGTCACCGGCATCTGCTGGCGCTCGGCATGGTCGGCGCCATACAGGAATTGCTGATCGAGTGGGTGCTCGCCGAGCGGCAACCTCCGCTGGAGCATCTCGTCGAGACCGCCGTGCACATCTTCCGGCGCTCGTTCGGCTCCTGA
- a CDS encoding aldehyde dehydrogenase family protein gives MSTATEGRTFESVHPATGVVVGTHPIDDAVSVDAAVERGRGAALWWGRLGFDERRRRLLDYKAVVTRNLRRIAEAVSQETGKPEGDATLEAAIAITHIDWAARNARKVLGPRRVPSGLLGVNLAATLEYLPLGVVGVIGPWNYPVFTPMGSIVYALAAGNAVVFKPSELTPGVGVLLAELFAESVPEHPVFQVVTGFGETGAALAGHPGVGKVAFTGSTATAKRVMAACAANLTPLVAECGGKDALIVDRDADLAAAADAAVWGAMSNAGQTCVGVERVYAVAPVYDDFMRELTRRVAALRAGEDYGPITMPEQADVIRRHVDDALAKGATAVVGGADAVRPPFVDPVVLTDVPEDASAVQEETFGPTITVAKVADADEAVRRANAVAYGLGGTVFSGNVRRATELARAMLGGMTAVNSVISFVGVPSLPFGGTGASGFGRIHGADGLREFTRPKAISRQRFAIPGMNLTSFTRTPADLERLVKLVTFLHGRRKS, from the coding sequence ATGTCCACGGCCACTGAGGGACGTACGTTCGAGTCGGTGCATCCGGCGACCGGGGTCGTGGTGGGGACGCATCCGATCGACGACGCCGTGAGCGTGGACGCCGCGGTGGAGCGGGGCCGTGGGGCCGCGCTGTGGTGGGGACGGCTGGGGTTCGACGAGCGCCGGCGCCGGTTGCTCGACTACAAGGCGGTGGTGACGCGGAACCTGCGGCGGATCGCCGAGGCGGTGTCGCAGGAGACCGGGAAGCCCGAGGGGGACGCGACGCTGGAGGCGGCGATCGCGATCACGCACATCGACTGGGCCGCGCGCAACGCGCGCAAGGTGCTCGGACCGCGGCGGGTCCCGTCGGGGCTGCTCGGCGTGAACCTCGCCGCCACGCTCGAGTACCTGCCGCTCGGGGTGGTCGGGGTCATCGGGCCGTGGAACTACCCGGTGTTCACGCCGATGGGGTCGATCGTGTACGCGCTCGCGGCGGGGAACGCCGTGGTGTTCAAGCCGAGCGAGCTGACACCGGGGGTCGGGGTGCTGCTGGCGGAGCTGTTCGCCGAGAGTGTGCCCGAGCACCCGGTGTTCCAGGTCGTCACGGGGTTCGGCGAGACAGGCGCGGCGCTGGCGGGCCATCCGGGGGTCGGGAAGGTCGCGTTCACCGGATCGACGGCCACCGCCAAACGGGTCATGGCGGCCTGCGCGGCCAACCTCACGCCGCTGGTCGCCGAGTGCGGCGGCAAGGACGCGCTGATCGTGGACCGGGACGCCGACCTCGCCGCCGCGGCGGACGCCGCGGTGTGGGGAGCCATGTCGAACGCCGGCCAGACCTGCGTCGGGGTGGAGCGCGTCTACGCGGTGGCCCCGGTGTACGACGACTTCATGCGTGAGCTGACCCGCCGGGTGGCGGCCCTGCGCGCCGGCGAGGACTACGGGCCGATCACGATGCCGGAGCAGGCCGACGTCATCAGGCGCCACGTGGACGACGCGCTCGCCAAGGGGGCCACGGCCGTGGTCGGCGGCGCGGACGCCGTGCGGCCGCCGTTCGTGGACCCGGTGGTGCTCACCGATGTGCCGGAGGACGCGAGCGCCGTGCAGGAGGAGACGTTCGGCCCGACCATCACGGTCGCCAAGGTCGCCGACGCCGACGAGGCGGTGCGCCGCGCCAACGCCGTGGCGTACGGTCTCGGCGGCACGGTGTTCTCCGGTAACGTGAGACGGGCCACGGAACTGGCGCGGGCCATGCTCGGCGGCATGACGGCCGTCAATTCGGTCATATCGTTCGTCGGGGTGCCGTCCCTTCCGTTCGGTGGCACTGGAGCGTCCGGGTTCGGCCGCATTCACGGCGCCGACGGGCTGCGTGAGTTCACCCGGCCGAAGGCGATCTCGCGGCAGCGTTTCGCCATACCTGGAATGAATCTCACCTCTTTCACGCGCACCCCCGCAGACCTGGAGCGTCTCGTGAAATTGGTCACCTTTCTCCACGGTCGCCGCAAGAGCTAG
- a CDS encoding response regulator, whose translation MISVLIVDDHPVVREGLRGMLEADPGISVAGEAGSGDEAVTRARELRPDVVLMDLRMPGGDGVSAIPRVLSERPGCRVIVLTTFETDQDIVRAVEAGAAGYLLKDTSRADLVSAVFAATRGETVLSPSVATKLVGRMRAPAADSLSRRETEVLSLVARGLTNADIGRELFISEATVKTHLLRVFGKLGVSDRTAAVTTALRRGLLERT comes from the coding sequence GTGATCAGTGTGCTGATCGTCGACGACCACCCTGTGGTGCGTGAGGGCCTGCGCGGCATGCTGGAGGCCGACCCCGGCATCTCGGTGGCCGGGGAGGCCGGGTCGGGGGACGAGGCCGTCACGCGGGCCCGCGAGCTCCGGCCCGACGTCGTCCTGATGGACCTGCGGATGCCCGGCGGCGACGGGGTGAGCGCCATCCCCCGCGTGCTGTCGGAGCGGCCGGGGTGCCGGGTGATCGTGCTGACGACGTTCGAGACCGACCAGGACATCGTGCGGGCCGTGGAGGCCGGGGCCGCGGGCTACCTGCTCAAGGACACCTCCCGCGCCGACCTGGTGTCCGCCGTCTTCGCCGCCACGCGTGGCGAGACCGTGCTGTCCCCCTCGGTGGCGACCAAACTGGTGGGCCGCATGCGTGCCCCGGCCGCCGACTCGTTGTCCAGGCGTGAGACCGAGGTGCTCTCCCTGGTGGCCCGGGGGCTCACCAACGCCGACATCGGCCGCGAGCTGTTCATCAGCGAGGCCACCGTGAAGACCCACCTGCTGCGCGTCTTCGGCAAGCTCGGCGTCAGCGACCGCACGGCCGCCGTCACCACGGCGCTGCGGCGTGGCCTGCTGGAGCGAACCTGA
- a CDS encoding sensor histidine kinase, with amino-acid sequence MTETADDCARQADRRSAPADAWRAFHGWNILFVLAYVVTGTLVFLDDGTSVPARAAALVLLSVCAAAYVVFGRPALARDEGSDRARLLYVVFVLVTFVPATIVVPASSFAMFALGPQIFMTLSQPWAITMVLSINLAPAVRFVLEPGLTWQSAVTVAATSAVSVTFSIVFGPWMSRIIRQSAERAVLIEELEASRAQVARLSRERGAMAERERLAGEIHDTLAQGFTSIIMLIQAAEASRDPSRHLALAMRTARENLAEARGLIAALSPPPLDGSTLEQALRRIAARLLEELSLPVTFEVGDGSRPLPPGIEVVLVRAAQEALANVRRHAAASSVRVRLDYGESEVCLRVTDDGRGFDPAATPPGFGLRAMRARAEEAGGSVLVDGAPGKGTRLTVRIPYPEAAAVTREEAP; translated from the coding sequence ATGACCGAGACGGCGGACGACTGCGCTCGCCAGGCCGACCGGCGTTCCGCGCCGGCCGACGCCTGGCGGGCCTTCCACGGGTGGAACATCCTGTTCGTCCTCGCGTACGTGGTCACCGGGACGCTGGTGTTCCTCGACGACGGCACGTCCGTCCCCGCGCGGGCCGCGGCGCTCGTGCTGCTCAGCGTGTGCGCGGCCGCGTATGTGGTGTTCGGCAGGCCCGCGCTGGCGCGGGACGAGGGATCGGACCGCGCGCGGCTGCTGTACGTGGTGTTCGTGCTGGTCACCTTCGTCCCCGCGACGATCGTCGTGCCGGCCTCGTCGTTCGCGATGTTCGCGCTCGGCCCGCAGATCTTCATGACGCTGTCCCAGCCATGGGCCATCACCATGGTGCTGTCGATCAACCTGGCACCGGCCGTCCGGTTCGTCCTGGAACCTGGGCTCACGTGGCAGTCGGCCGTCACCGTCGCGGCGACCAGCGCGGTGTCGGTCACGTTCTCCATCGTGTTCGGGCCGTGGATGTCGCGGATCATCAGGCAGAGCGCCGAACGTGCCGTGCTCATCGAGGAGCTGGAGGCCAGCAGAGCGCAGGTCGCGCGGCTCTCGCGGGAACGGGGGGCCATGGCCGAGCGCGAACGGCTCGCCGGGGAGATCCACGACACGCTCGCTCAGGGGTTCACCAGCATCATCATGCTGATCCAGGCCGCCGAGGCGTCGCGTGACCCGTCCCGGCATCTGGCGCTCGCCATGCGGACCGCGCGGGAGAACCTCGCCGAGGCGCGGGGCCTCATCGCGGCGCTCAGCCCGCCGCCGCTCGACGGCTCCACGCTGGAGCAGGCGCTGCGTAGGATCGCCGCGCGGCTGCTCGAGGAGCTGTCGCTGCCGGTGACGTTCGAGGTGGGTGACGGTTCCCGGCCGCTGCCACCGGGCATCGAGGTGGTCCTGGTGCGCGCGGCGCAGGAGGCGCTCGCCAACGTACGGCGGCACGCGGCGGCGTCGTCGGTGCGGGTCCGCCTGGACTACGGCGAGAGCGAGGTGTGTCTCCGCGTGACGGACGACGGCCGCGGCTTCGACCCGGCGGCCACGCCTCCGGGGTTCGGGCTGCGCGCCATGCGGGCACGTGCCGAGGAGGCGGGAGGATCGGTACTGGTGGACGGCGCTCCGGGGAAGGGGACGCGGCTCACCGTGCGCATCCCCTACCCGGAGGCGGCGGCCGTGACCCGTGAGGAGGCACCGTGA
- a CDS encoding ABC transporter permease, giving the protein MSDTVATPPAAATRAAPARRPPSVAAAGWARGRVETKMFFREKDAVVFTFAFPIVMLVIFGSIFQGRLGGGAVTVSQLYTAGLIGAGVMAASFQNLGIGIAGDRDDGTLKRLAGTPLPRSSYFIGKIVSVLIVAAVEVAILLAIGVFAYDLTLPSDMANWVTFAWVFVLGITGCSLLGVAVSSLPRSAKSASAVISLPFVVLQFISGVFIPFTQMPEWLTRIAAVFPLKWMCQGFRSVFLGDAGAALETTGSYELDRVALVLAAWVAGGLILCLTTFRWKSRRDG; this is encoded by the coding sequence ATGAGCGACACCGTCGCCACTCCCCCCGCCGCCGCGACGCGCGCGGCCCCGGCCCGCAGGCCGCCGTCCGTGGCCGCCGCCGGATGGGCCAGGGGGCGGGTGGAGACCAAGATGTTCTTCCGCGAGAAGGACGCCGTGGTCTTCACCTTCGCCTTCCCGATCGTCATGCTCGTGATCTTCGGCTCGATCTTCCAAGGACGCCTCGGCGGCGGCGCGGTCACCGTCTCCCAGCTCTACACCGCCGGCCTGATCGGCGCGGGGGTGATGGCCGCCAGCTTCCAGAACCTCGGCATCGGCATCGCCGGCGACCGGGACGACGGCACACTCAAACGGCTCGCGGGGACGCCGCTGCCACGCAGCTCCTACTTCATCGGCAAGATCGTCAGTGTGCTGATCGTGGCGGCGGTGGAGGTCGCGATCCTGCTCGCCATCGGTGTGTTCGCCTACGACCTGACGCTGCCGTCCGACATGGCGAACTGGGTGACGTTCGCCTGGGTGTTCGTGCTCGGCATCACCGGCTGCTCGCTGCTCGGGGTGGCGGTGAGCAGCCTGCCGAGGTCGGCCAAGAGCGCGAGCGCGGTGATCAGCCTGCCGTTCGTGGTGCTGCAGTTCATCTCGGGGGTGTTCATCCCGTTCACGCAGATGCCTGAGTGGCTGACGCGGATCGCGGCGGTCTTTCCGCTGAAGTGGATGTGCCAGGGCTTCCGGTCGGTCTTCCTGGGTGACGCGGGGGCCGCCCTGGAGACGACCGGTTCGTACGAGCTCGACCGGGTGGCCCTGGTGCTGGCAGCGTGGGTGGCCGGAGGTCTGATCCTGTGCCTGACGACGTTTCGCTGGAAGAGCCGCCGCGACGGATGA
- a CDS encoding ABC transporter ATP-binding protein — MTQAAVRVRGLAKRYGEVRAVDGIDLDVHEGEVFAVLGPNGAGKSTTVEILEGYRSRDGGEVSVLGVDPGHATRAWRDRIGIVLQTAGDTAELTVRETVRHFAGYYRDPRDPDEVIAKVGLVDKAGSRLRKLSGGQRRRVDVALGVIGRPELLFLDEPTTGFDPEARRQFWDLIRDLAREGTTIMLTTHYLDEAEALAGRVAVISAGRIVAEGDPATLGGRAAADATVSWHENGERRRVATATPTRTVLELTRRFDGEVPELTVTRPTLEDVYLGLIARPSADPERTTR; from the coding sequence ATGACACAGGCAGCGGTACGGGTGCGTGGTCTCGCCAAACGGTACGGCGAGGTGCGGGCCGTGGACGGGATCGACCTGGACGTCCACGAGGGTGAGGTGTTCGCCGTACTCGGGCCGAACGGCGCGGGGAAGTCGACCACGGTGGAGATCCTGGAGGGGTACCGGTCGCGGGACGGCGGCGAGGTGAGTGTGCTCGGCGTGGACCCGGGGCACGCGACCCGCGCGTGGCGTGACCGCATCGGGATCGTCCTGCAGACGGCGGGGGACACCGCGGAACTGACCGTACGGGAGACCGTGCGGCACTTCGCGGGGTACTACCGGGACCCGAGGGACCCCGACGAGGTGATCGCCAAGGTCGGGCTCGTGGACAAGGCCGGCAGCCGGCTGCGCAAGCTGTCCGGGGGCCAGCGGCGCAGGGTGGACGTGGCGCTCGGGGTGATCGGCCGGCCGGAGCTGCTGTTCCTCGACGAACCCACCACCGGGTTCGACCCCGAGGCGCGGCGGCAGTTCTGGGACCTGATCAGGGACCTGGCCCGTGAGGGCACGACCATCATGCTCACCACCCACTACCTCGACGAGGCCGAGGCGCTCGCCGGCCGGGTCGCGGTGATCAGCGCCGGCCGGATCGTCGCCGAGGGCGACCCCGCGACGCTCGGCGGCCGTGCCGCGGCCGACGCCACCGTGAGCTGGCACGAGAACGGCGAGCGCAGGCGCGTGGCGACCGCCACGCCGACCCGTACCGTCCTCGAGCTGACCCGCCGCTTCGACGGCGAGGTGCCTGAGCTCACCGTCACCCGGCCGACGCTGGAGGACGTCTACCTCGGCCTCATCGCCAGACCGTCCGCGGACCCCGAGAGGACCACCCGATGA
- a CDS encoding ABC transporter permease subunit produces the protein MSGDPPMFAVTPRTDPRPPVTWRSRGRWAGWGYVLPALVVVTVIIIASLVMTVAASLRAPSGYRALVLDPQFGPALRNNLAWVGFTVVTCVLGLGLAYVARSAGARSRRVLTVALVIPAVISPLTAGIAFRIIFDHRPERGPVAAVVRAALGPAAGAGDGSQGYLLGAGWIWVLLGAAFVWQWTGVAFLAFHDGLRRVREDLVRIARIFAPGPWSKLRLVLIPTLLPSAAVAGLIVLLAATRTFEIVLVAVPGSLQDQVDVLGLFWWRQSDVFVQGEREALGVLLFLIPAAAALTLLWRLRKELPSSGPSGAARLPSRATGRWTWVLPGLVAAVWLTPIAALLLASFHAPVDVARSGLLNGDYGLESYQEALSDGSLLAAMVPTATRAVLVAVLVVLTAVPAAYGLTHAGMRRRTAGAFVAFAAVFATIPPQAIAVPLGRTTAGLAGGPVTLSLIHAALVLPLAVLLLRGAFASVPRSVVDRPLAQGESAFRRVVEARLPAVLTVAVLAAVSTWNDLVVSLLLSWPSADQVPLVVWQQSRYFATSAGPLAAESVLAGVVPVALVLANGRLLAEGLTTGVDR, from the coding sequence GTGAGCGGGGACCCGCCGATGTTCGCGGTGACGCCACGGACCGATCCGCGGCCTCCGGTGACCTGGAGGTCGCGTGGCCGTTGGGCCGGCTGGGGATACGTCCTGCCGGCACTCGTCGTGGTGACCGTGATCATTATCGCGTCACTGGTGATGACGGTGGCCGCCAGTCTGCGCGCGCCGTCCGGTTACCGCGCGCTCGTCCTCGACCCGCAGTTCGGGCCGGCGCTGCGCAACAATCTGGCCTGGGTGGGATTCACGGTCGTCACCTGTGTGCTCGGCCTCGGCCTGGCGTACGTCGCCAGGAGCGCGGGTGCGAGGTCACGGCGGGTGCTGACCGTCGCTCTGGTGATCCCCGCCGTCATCTCGCCGCTCACCGCGGGGATCGCCTTCCGGATCATCTTCGACCACCGTCCCGAGCGCGGCCCCGTCGCGGCGGTCGTGCGAGCCGCGCTGGGGCCGGCCGCCGGGGCCGGTGACGGGTCGCAGGGATACCTCCTCGGCGCCGGCTGGATCTGGGTACTGCTCGGGGCCGCGTTCGTCTGGCAGTGGACGGGGGTGGCGTTCCTCGCCTTCCACGACGGGCTCCGGCGGGTCCGCGAGGACCTGGTACGCATCGCGCGCATCTTCGCGCCGGGCCCCTGGTCGAAGCTGCGGCTGGTGCTGATCCCCACGCTCCTGCCGTCGGCGGCGGTGGCCGGCCTGATCGTCCTGCTGGCGGCCACCCGGACCTTCGAGATCGTCCTGGTGGCCGTCCCCGGGTCGCTCCAGGACCAGGTCGACGTGCTCGGGCTGTTCTGGTGGCGGCAGAGCGACGTGTTCGTCCAAGGGGAACGCGAGGCGCTCGGTGTCCTGCTGTTCCTGATCCCCGCCGCCGCGGCGCTGACGCTGCTGTGGCGGCTTCGCAAGGAACTGCCGTCGTCGGGGCCCTCCGGCGCCGCACGGCTTCCGTCACGCGCCACGGGCCGGTGGACGTGGGTCCTCCCCGGGCTGGTGGCCGCGGTGTGGCTGACGCCGATCGCCGCGCTGCTCCTCGCGTCGTTCCACGCGCCGGTGGACGTCGCGCGGTCCGGCCTGCTGAACGGCGACTACGGGCTGGAGTCCTACCAGGAGGCACTGAGCGACGGGTCCTTGCTCGCGGCCATGGTGCCGACCGCCACGCGCGCCGTGCTGGTCGCGGTCCTGGTGGTGCTGACGGCGGTCCCCGCGGCGTACGGGCTCACCCACGCCGGGATGCGCCGCCGGACGGCCGGCGCCTTCGTCGCGTTCGCGGCGGTGTTCGCGACGATCCCGCCGCAGGCGATCGCGGTCCCGCTCGGGAGGACCACCGCCGGTCTGGCGGGGGGCCCGGTGACGCTGAGCCTCATCCACGCGGCGCTCGTCCTCCCGCTGGCGGTGCTGTTGCTGCGCGGGGCCTTCGCGTCGGTGCCGCGCTCGGTGGTGGACCGTCCGCTTGCGCAGGGTGAATCGGCCTTCCGGCGGGTCGTGGAGGCACGCCTTCCCGCGGTGCTCACCGTGGCGGTGCTGGCCGCCGTCTCCACCTGGAACGATCTGGTGGTGAGCCTGCTGCTGAGCTGGCCGTCCGCCGACCAGGTGCCTCTGGTCGTCTGGCAGCAGTCACGCTACTTCGCCACGTCCGCGGGCCCGCTCGCCGCCGAGTCGGTCCTCGCCGGCGTGGTCCCCGTCGCGCTGGTGCTCGCGAACGGCCGGCTGCTGGCCGAGGGGCTGACCACGGGGGTCGACCGATGA
- a CDS encoding glycosyltransferase family 4 protein, whose amino-acid sequence MIGALNRRKARGAPPAGTGPVRIFLLHAYGMGGTIRTTLNLAAHLARTRDVEIVSLVRTAETPFFDMPPGVRVTFLDDRTVRHGPLARRLAGMRSRLVPEQEKAYGTMSLRTDLLLVRYLRSVRGGVLIGTRPAFNLLMALFAPPGVLTVGQEHTTYEAHAPELQTAIRRRYGRLDALTTLTEADLKAYRKALRGRPPRHLLRLPNAVAELAGDVSSLEEKVVVGIGRFAHAKGFDRLVNAWKTVAAAHPDWELHIHGGGTEEREQRLRDRVEAAGLTGKVKLMGSARETGIALSKASIHAVASRYEGFGMTILEAMSKGVPVVSFDCPHGPREIITDGHDGLLVRSTKAAALGRAVNRLIEDESLRRTLGANALTTVERYRMTSVGPRWDALLEEMAATAGPEPSPSTSAGNVPD is encoded by the coding sequence GTGATCGGGGCACTCAACCGGCGGAAGGCGCGCGGGGCCCCGCCGGCCGGCACGGGGCCGGTCCGCATCTTCCTCCTGCACGCGTACGGCATGGGTGGCACGATCCGCACCACGCTGAACCTGGCGGCGCACCTGGCTCGCACGCGGGACGTCGAGATCGTCAGCCTGGTCCGCACGGCCGAGACACCGTTCTTCGACATGCCTCCCGGCGTGCGGGTGACGTTCCTCGACGACCGCACCGTGCGCCACGGGCCGCTCGCGCGGCGCCTCGCCGGGATGCGCAGCCGGCTGGTGCCCGAGCAGGAGAAGGCGTACGGCACGATGAGCCTGCGCACGGACCTGCTGCTGGTGCGCTACCTGCGCTCGGTGCGCGGCGGTGTGCTCATCGGCACCCGGCCCGCGTTCAACCTGCTCATGGCGTTGTTCGCTCCGCCAGGCGTGCTCACCGTCGGCCAGGAGCACACGACCTACGAGGCGCACGCACCCGAGTTGCAGACCGCGATCCGCCGCCGCTACGGCCGGCTCGACGCGCTCACCACGCTCACCGAGGCCGACCTGAAGGCGTACCGCAAGGCGCTGCGGGGCCGGCCGCCGCGCCACCTGCTGCGCCTGCCGAACGCGGTGGCCGAGCTCGCCGGTGACGTCTCCTCGCTCGAGGAGAAGGTGGTCGTCGGCATCGGCCGCTTCGCGCACGCCAAGGGCTTCGACCGGCTCGTGAACGCCTGGAAGACCGTCGCCGCGGCGCATCCCGACTGGGAACTGCACATCCACGGCGGCGGCACCGAGGAGCGCGAACAGCGGCTGCGCGATCGTGTCGAGGCGGCCGGCCTGACCGGCAAGGTCAAGCTCATGGGAAGCGCGCGCGAGACGGGGATCGCGTTGTCCAAGGCCTCGATCCATGCGGTCGCGTCACGGTACGAGGGTTTCGGCATGACGATCCTCGAGGCGATGAGCAAAGGCGTGCCCGTGGTCAGCTTCGACTGCCCGCACGGCCCGCGAGAGATCATCACCGACGGCCACGACGGCCTGCTCGTCCGCTCCACCAAGGCCGCCGCGCTCGGCCGCGCGGTCAACCGCCTCATCGAGGACGAGTCCCTGCGCCGCACCCTCGGCGCCAACGCGCTGACCACCGTGGAGCGGTACCGCATGACGTCGGTCGGCCCGCGCTGGGACGCGCTGCTCGAGGAGATGGCGGCCACGGCCGGTCCCGAGCCTTCGCCATCCACGAGCGCCGGGAACGTCCCGGACTAG
- the nucS gene encoding endonuclease NucS, whose protein sequence is MRLVIARCSVDYVGRLTAHLPMAPRLILIKGDSSVSVHADDRAYKPLNWMSPPCRLREEEGLWTVTHEKTGEKLILTIEEITHDSSHELGKDPGLIKDGVEAHLQELLAEHIETLGEGWSLIRREYPTAIGPVDILCRDRPGATVAVEIKRRAGIDAVEQLTRYLELLNRNPLLSPVGGILAAQTIAPQARTLAEDRGIRCVLLDYDALRGIERKDTLF, encoded by the coding sequence ATGCGACTGGTCATCGCGCGCTGCAGCGTGGACTACGTGGGACGGCTGACGGCGCACCTCCCCATGGCGCCCCGTCTGATCCTCATCAAGGGGGACTCCTCTGTCTCGGTGCACGCCGACGACCGTGCGTACAAGCCGCTCAACTGGATGAGTCCTCCGTGCCGGCTGCGTGAGGAGGAAGGGCTGTGGACGGTCACGCACGAGAAGACCGGCGAGAAGCTCATCCTCACCATCGAGGAGATCACGCACGACTCCTCCCATGAGCTCGGCAAGGATCCCGGCCTGATCAAGGACGGTGTCGAGGCGCACCTGCAGGAGTTGCTGGCCGAGCACATCGAGACGCTGGGTGAGGGCTGGTCGCTGATCCGGCGTGAGTACCCCACGGCGATCGGGCCGGTGGACATCCTGTGCCGCGACCGGCCCGGCGCCACGGTGGCGGTCGAGATCAAGCGGCGCGCGGGCATCGACGCCGTGGAGCAGCTCACGCGCTATCTGGAGCTGCTGAACCGCAACCCTCTGCTGTCCCCGGTCGGCGGCATCCTGGCCGCGCAGACGATCGCGCCGCAGGCCCGCACCCTGGCCGAGGATCGCGGCATCCGTTGCGTGCTGCTCGACTACGACGCGCTGCGCGGCATCGAACGCAAGGACACGCTGTTCTGA